A stretch of the Vitis vinifera cultivar Pinot Noir 40024 chromosome 16, ASM3070453v1 genome encodes the following:
- the LOC100258645 gene encoding trehalose-phosphate phosphatase B yields the protein MRRNLLKVWKAFGFLKAGNSQNKETMTRVKNDDCDATTNGLSDECYKSWMMEHPSAITSFDQMVSKAKGKSIVVFLDYDGTLSPIVDDPDLAFMSDEMRSAVREIAKNFPTAIISGRSREKVYEFVQLTEVYYAGSHGMDIMGPPHQVKSCDAQYQIKALDKQGHEVILFQPAKDFLPAIQKISNVLEEKTQKIEGALIEDNRFCISVHFRRVHEKDYDTLEEKVKSVVKNYPEFRLTSGKKVMEIRPSIKWDKGCALEYLLDTLGFSDSSDVLPLYIGDDRTDEDAFKVIRRRGEGYPIIVSSTPKETKAAYSLRDPSEVLSFLTHLAKWRNSFSGHSVD from the exons ATGAGGAGAAATTTGTTAAAGGTTTGGAAGGCATTTGGATTCCTGAAAGCGGGGAATTCGCAGAATAAGGAAACAATGACAAGGGTTAAGAATGATGATTGTGATGCTACCACTAATGGCCTCTCTGATGAATGTTACAAGTCTTGGATG ATGGAACACCCATCAGCAATAACCTCGTTTGATCAGATGGTGAGCAAAGCAAAAGGGAAGTCCATCGTTGTGTTTTTAGATTATGATGGGACCCTCTCACCAATAGTGGACGATCCTGATCTTGCTTTCATGTCTGATGAG ATGCGTTCCGCTGTACGTGAAATCGCAAAAAACTTTCCAACCGCCATTATTAGTGGTCGAAGCCGAGAGAAG GTGTATGAATTTGTACAGTTAACAGAGGTATACTATGCTGGGAGCCATGGGATGGACATAATGGGTCCACCACACCAAGTTAAATCCTGTGATGCGCAGTACCAAATCAAAGCCCTTGATAAACAG GGCCATGAAGTAATCCTATTCCAACCCGCTAAAGATTTCTTGCCTGCAATCCAAAAG ATATCCAATGTGTTGGAGGAAAAAACCCAGAAAATAGAAGGTGCCCTGATAGAAGATAATAGATTTTGCATTTCAGTGCATTTTCGTAGAGTTCATGAAAAG GACTATGACACCTTGGAGGAGAAGGTGAAGTCTGTGGTTAAAAATTATCCCGAATTTCGCCTGACAAGTGGTAAAAAG GTCATGGAAATTCGACCATCCATCAAATGGGACAAAGGGTGTGCGTTGGAGTATTTACTGGACACTCTAGGGTTCAGTGACTCGAGCGATGTTCTCCCATTGTACATTGGAGATGATCGAACTGATGAAGATGCTTTTAAG GTTATACGGAGGAGAGGAGAAGGGTATCCGATCATTGTGTCGTCCACTCCAAAGGAAACCAAAGCTGCGTATTCTCTCCGCGACCCATCAGAGGTTTTATCCTTCTTAACTCATCTTGCAAAATGGAGGAACTCATTTTCTGGTCATTCTGTTGATTAG
- the LOC100263793 gene encoding uncharacterized protein LOC100263793 gives MECNKDEASRAKDIAVRKFREKDFLGAKKFVLKAQNLYPGLEGLSQMLTILDVYISAEKKVSGEVDWYGILGVSPLADEETVKKQYRKLALILHPDKNKSIGADGAFKLVSEAWSLLSDKGKRLSYNQKRDVKGSQQKVPSQNGVPSAPASANGVHNFTSGVASNARTHSNANRPSPTSVPSPSHRRTDTFWTVCNRCKTQYEYLRIYLNHTLLCPNCHEAFLALEKAPPSNVPKSSKWSSRQHPQSSNHFVSNNNSFQTDFQWDTHSRTAGVGGVVGSASSAAQAASEKKKRGREEVQASGWERGHSKNMSGSSSGHPSSNSTSVLKGEKTLKKRRIDDDGTNGYGGNIVNQTATGNGGTGAVGTAGLRKGSFETERVYGVPGTNNKPNSYKEMSLFEIRNMLMEKARKEIRNKLSEWSSTAAAKAGNKEKEKVKLKEKQKGAVNGDGPDPNKNSKKRDQAKKFSPGTSAADTDSEAPAPMAINVPDSDFHDFDLDRTESSFGDNQVWSAYDDDDGMPRFYALIHKVISLKPFKMKISWLNSKSNSEFGSVDWIGSGFTKTCGDFRIGRHEIYDSLNSFSHRLVEWTKGTRGAIRILPKKGDVWALYRNWSPDWNENTPDEVIHKYDMVEVLDDYNEDYGVSVTPLIKVAGFRTIFHRHEDPKEVRTVLREEMFCFSHQVPNRLLTGQEAQNAPKGCRELDPAATPLELLQIITEATEAPVVNVGKDEEGRLQSAQQIKLDKMVDYAAKSNDGEIVENSEQIKSEEIMGHAKVAREAGGG, from the coding sequence ATGGAGTGCAATAAGGATGAGGCCTCTAGAGCGAAAGATATTGCTGTGAGGAAGTTCAGAGAGAAAGACTTTTTGGGTGCaaagaaatttgttttaaagGCCCAAAATTTGTATCCTGGGCTTGAGGGTCTTTCTCAGATGTTAACTATACTTGATGTGTACATCTCAGCTGAGAAGAAAGTAAGTGGAGAAGTGGATTGGTATGGGATACTTGGTGTAAGCCCCTTGGCTGATGAGGAGACTGTGAAGAAACAATACAGGAAGCTGGCTCTTATACTTCATCCTGATAAAAACAAGTCCATTGGTGCAGATGGTGCATTTAAGCTTGTTTCAGAGGCCTGGAGTTTATTATCCGATAAGGGCAAGAGATTATCATATAACCAGAAGAGGGATGTGAAAGGATCGCAGCAGAAAGTTCCTAGCCAGAATGGGGTTCCATCAGCACCTGCTAGTGCAAATGGTGTTCACAATTTTACCAGTGGTGTGGCTTCCAATGCAAGGACTCATAGCAATGCCAATCGTCCGAGCCCCACCTCGGTTCCTTCTCCATCCCATAGAAGAACTGATACCTTCTGGACTGTTTGCAATCGATGCAAGACACAGTATGAATATCTCAGGATTTATCTCAATCACACTCTGCTTTGTCCCAATTGTCATGAGGCGTTTTTGGCTTTGGAGAAGGCTCCACCTTCAAATGTTCCAAAATCATCCAAGTGGTCTTCCCGCCAGCATCCTCAGAGTTCAAATCATTTTGTCTCAAACAATAACTCATTCCAGACAGACTTCCAGTGGGATACGCACTCTAGAACAGCGGGTGTAGGTGGCGTGGTTGGATCAGCTTCCTCTGCTGCTCAAGCTGCAAgtgagaaaaagaagagaggtCGTGAGGAAGTACAAGCTTCTGGATGGGAGAGGGGTCATTCTAAGAATATGAGTGGTTCATCTTCCGGGCATCCTAGTTCCAATTCTACTTCTGTTCTCAAAGGggaaaaaacattgaaaaagagaagaatagaTGATGATGGCACCAATGGTTATGGAGGGAACATTGTAAATCAAACAGCCACTGGAAATGGAGGAACCGGTGCCGTGGGCACAGCTGGATTAAGAAAGGGCAGTTTTGAAACAGAAAGGGTTTATGGTGTTCCTGGGACTAATAATAAGCCCAATAGTTATAAAGAGATGTCACTGTTTGAAATTCGGAATATGCTGATGGAAAAGGCACGGAAAGAAATTCGCAATAAACTTTCAGAATGGAGCTCAACAGCTGCAGCCAAGGCTGggaacaaagaaaaagagaaggtgaaactgaaagaaaaacaaaaaggtgcAGTGAATGGTGATGGTCCTGAtccaaataaaaattccaagaaAAGAGACCAAGCTAAGAAGTTTTCTCCTGGCACTTCAGCTGCTGATACAGATAGCGAGGCCCCTGCGCCTATGGCAATCAATGTTCCAGATTCtgattttcatgattttgatttGGACCGAACTGAAAGTTCCTTTGGAGATAATCAGGTCTGGTCCgcatatgatgatgatgatgggatGCCTCGGTTCTATGCACTGATTCACAAAGTGATCTCTTTGAAACCATTCAAGATGAAGATCAGTTGGCTTAACTCTAAAAGCAACAGCGAATTTGGTTCAGTAGACTGGATAGGTTCTGGCTTTACCAAAACTTGTGGGGATTTTAGGATTGGGAGGCATGAAATCTATGATTCACTAAATTCTTTCTCACACAGGTTGGTTGAATGGACAAAAGGTACACGTGGGGCCATTCGCATACTTCCTAAAAAGGGGGATGTCTGGGCCCTTTATAGAAACTGGTCCCCAGATTGGAATGAAAATACTCCGGATGAAGTGATACACAAGTATGACATGGTGGAAGTCCTTGATGACTATAATGAGGATTATGGTGTATCTGTTACTCCTCTCATCAAGGTTGCTGGTTTTAGAACAATATTTCACAGGCATGAGGACCCCAAGGAAGTCAGGACAGTTCTGAGAGAAGAGATGTTTTGTTTCTCTCATCAGGTTCCTAACCGCTTGCTTACAGGCCAAGAAGCTCAAAATGCTCCAAAGGGTTGCCGTGAGCTAGATCCTGCAGCTACCCCTTTAGAACTTCTTCAGATAATTACAGAAGCTACTGAGGCACCGGTTGTGAATGTTGGAAAGGATGAGGAAGGGAGGTTGCAAAGTGCCCAGCAAATTAAGCTAGACAAAATGGTGGACTATGCTGCAAAATCTAATGATGGGGAGATTGTAGAGAACAGTGAACAAATCAAGTCAGAAGAGATAATGGGGCATGCCAAAGTAGCCAGGGAAGCAGGTGGTGGATAA